A genomic stretch from Kogia breviceps isolate mKogBre1 chromosome 1, mKogBre1 haplotype 1, whole genome shotgun sequence includes:
- the SH3BGRL3 gene encoding SH3 domain-binding glutamic acid-rich-like protein 3, which produces MTRGLSRKETAPERGGLVSRPCSCCHRHPVCLSARRPIRSMSGLRVYSTSVTGSREIKSQQSEVTRILDGKRIQYQLVDISQDNALRDEMRALAGNPKATPPQIVNGDQYCGDYELFVEAVEQNTLQEFLKLA; this is translated from the exons ATGACTCGCGGGCTGAGCAGGAAGGAAACCGCTCCCGAGCGCGGCGGCCTCGTCTCCAGGCCGTGTAGCTGCTGCCACCGCCACCCCGTCTGCCTGTCGGCCCGTCGGCCCATCCGCAGCATGAGCGGCCTGCGCGTTTACAGCACGTCGGTCACCGGCTCCCGCGAA ATCAAGTCCCAGCAGAGCGAGGTGACCCGCATCCTGGATGGGAAGCGCATCCAGTACCAGCTAGTGGACATCTCCCAAGACAACGCCCTGCGGGATGAGATGCGAGCCTTGGCGGGCAACCCCAAGGCCACCCCACCCCAGATTGTCAACGGGGACCAGTACTGTGGG gactATGAGCTCTTCGTGGAGGCTGTGGAACAAAACACACTGCAGGAGTTCCTGAAACTGGCCTGA